AAGGAAGCTAATTCTGCCGGTGTTCCTTTATATTCTATCAAATGCTAATTTGTAAGAGATATTTATTACAGGTACAGGAtagaaaaatcaaaacaaaaatgcCGATAAAAGGTAGAAGAATTGCTGGGAAGGGGGAGACAACGGCATCACATTATGCATTTGGCCAACTTGAAGACGAGATAATTATTAGGCATAGACTTCTGACTCGGACAACCACCACTAGAGGTGAACCGCCACTGAAGAAACTCCAAAAGAAGTTTACTACTTTTGTCTCGGAGATAGAGAAGGAAGCTGATAACTGCGGTGATTGTGAAAGACTTGCTAAAGCATTCTTGCAAGAGCTAAATACGTTTGAGATTCCGCTCCTAAAGAGCAAAATAGTAATAGATGCGAATGTTAGAGAAAAGGAGAATTTCAACGACCTGAAGGGTGAAATCAACGTGCAGATTTTACAGGCTCAGGCTGATATAGAAGATCTCAAGAGGCAACTTGAAGAAAGCAAGGTTGAAAGGAAGCATAAAGAAGAGGGTGAGGTGATCAGGAAATTGATTGCTATGCAACCTCCAAGATCAGAAACTCAGAAGGTTTT
The Nicotiana sylvestris chromosome 11, ASM39365v2, whole genome shotgun sequence DNA segment above includes these coding regions:
- the LOC104243774 gene encoding THO complex subunit 7A-like, with the translated sequence MPIKGRRIAGKGETTASHYAFGQLEDEIIIRHRLLTRTTTTRGEPPLKKLQKKFTTFVSEIEKEADNCGDCERLAKAFLQELNTFEIPLLKSKIVIDANVREKENFNDLKGEINVQILQAQADIEDLKRQLEESKVERKHKEEGEVIRKLIAMQPPRSETQKVLTELEKEIAALEAENTASSRTLDLRKKQFALLLHVVDELQNTIEEEQRSLVEEIRNVVDDHNKSGVEDATVGPEAMAVD